A region from the Candidatus Electrothrix scaldis genome encodes:
- the tnpA gene encoding IS200/IS605 family transposase, with translation MSHSYISCHIHYVFSTKDREPWITADIRERLHKYMSGTARKHKMASLRIGGTEDHIHQLVSLPSTLSVAQAVQLIKGNASKWVHDTFPQHQHFPWQEGYAGFSVSVSQLERIIAYIDNQQEHHRFSSFEEEFLLLLKKHQTKYDERYVFG, from the coding sequence ATGTCGCATTCATACATCAGTTGCCACATCCATTACGTGTTCAGCACCAAAGACCGGGAACCCTGGATCACAGCGGACATCCGCGAACGCCTGCACAAATATATGAGCGGAACAGCCCGGAAACATAAGATGGCCTCGTTGCGGATCGGCGGCACGGAAGATCATATTCACCAGCTTGTCTCCCTTCCGTCAACCCTGTCCGTGGCACAGGCGGTCCAGCTGATCAAGGGCAACGCCTCCAAATGGGTCCACGACACCTTTCCGCAACATCAACATTTTCCCTGGCAGGAAGGCTACGCCGGATTCAGTGTCAGTGTTTCGCAGCTTGAACGAATCATCGCCTATATCGACAATCAGCAGGAACACCACCGTTTCAGTTCCTTTGAAGAGGAGTTCCTGTTGTTGCTGAAAAAACATCAGACTAAATACGATGAACGGTATGTATTCGGATAA
- a CDS encoding DegT/DnrJ/EryC1/StrS family aminotransferase: protein MQAEQLYQSPNKLAPLYSRFRVAERLLLTGHSHQAWPDCAFDGQVLAWEDAACYVDEKWERAFAQAQAVKAGFAGLIGDHERNITLGSNTHELVTKFLSALPLGKRPKLITTDGEFHTIRRQLDRLGEEGVQIIKVPSSPAADLVERMRSAIDEKTAAVLISKVFYHSAVIVKDLDRLADRCQEVGSELLVDAYHALNVVPFSVINEGLASAFIVGGGYKYCQLGEGNCFLRVPPGCTLRPVITGWFAEFDILSQQRQDNRVPYPSDAARFAGSTYDPTSHYRGAKVFEFFHRYQLSPEFLRTINQHQIKHLLSCFDALDVDPTLIDYDRSIAPDDRGGFLVLHTPHAHILQHLLKQRGVHTDHRGTSLRLGPAPYLSDAQLSTAMQILGEILRERF from the coding sequence ATGCAAGCCGAGCAGCTCTATCAATCCCCCAACAAACTTGCTCCGCTCTACAGTCGGTTCAGGGTAGCAGAACGCCTCTTACTCACGGGTCACTCCCACCAGGCCTGGCCGGACTGCGCCTTTGACGGCCAAGTCCTTGCCTGGGAGGATGCCGCCTGTTATGTCGATGAAAAATGGGAACGCGCCTTTGCTCAGGCTCAGGCGGTGAAGGCTGGCTTTGCCGGGTTAATCGGGGATCACGAGCGTAATATCACGCTTGGCTCTAATACGCACGAATTGGTGACGAAATTCTTATCCGCACTCCCCTTAGGAAAACGGCCCAAGCTGATCACAACCGACGGAGAATTTCATACTATACGCAGGCAATTGGACCGGCTTGGTGAAGAGGGTGTCCAGATAATAAAAGTACCTTCCTCCCCGGCAGCTGATCTTGTTGAGCGTATGCGTTCAGCGATTGATGAGAAAACAGCAGCAGTCCTCATTTCAAAAGTTTTTTACCATAGCGCTGTGATCGTTAAGGACTTGGACAGGCTGGCAGACAGGTGTCAGGAGGTCGGGTCAGAGCTTCTGGTCGATGCCTACCATGCCCTTAACGTGGTCCCCTTCTCCGTCATAAACGAGGGACTTGCATCTGCCTTTATAGTCGGTGGCGGGTATAAGTATTGCCAGCTGGGTGAGGGGAATTGTTTTCTCCGAGTGCCGCCTGGTTGTACTCTGCGTCCGGTGATCACAGGATGGTTTGCAGAATTCGACATATTGAGCCAGCAGAGGCAGGATAACCGGGTCCCATACCCCAGTGATGCGGCACGCTTTGCAGGTTCAACCTACGACCCAACAAGCCATTATCGTGGCGCAAAGGTCTTCGAGTTCTTTCATCGCTACCAACTTAGCCCTGAATTTCTCCGCACAATCAATCAACATCAAATCAAGCACCTGCTGTCCTGTTTTGATGCACTTGATGTGGATCCAACCCTCATCGACTATGACAGGTCAATTGCTCCCGATGACCGGGGTGGTTTCCTGGTCCTGCATACGCCCCATGCCCATATCCTGCAACACTTGCTCAAGCAACGGGGTGTACACACGGATCATCGTGGCACGAGCTTGCGTTTAGGCCCTGCCCCTTATCTCTCTGATGCCCAGCTCTCCACAGCCATGCAGATTTTGGGTGAAATTTTAAGAGAGCGATTCTAG
- a CDS encoding tryptophan 2,3-dioxygenase family protein has protein sequence MALTYGRYLQVEELLSLQKPASDKPEHDEMLFIIIHQAYELWFKEVLHEIDHLTDFMFAGESKKIPHTIKRIRTIFKVLVQQTDILKTMTPVEFLSFRNKLQTASGFQSSQFRELEFALGYKRKKILEIFNKSPSEHERLLRRMAQPSVWDGFLALLHASGYPVPKESLGKISDEPTTPSQETQQILREIYNSDPQLSYICEGLLDIDEVIQEWRYQHVKTVERILGDKPGTGGSSGAEYLRGTLFKPFFPDLWAIRSDIAG, from the coding sequence ATGGCTCTGACATATGGGCGTTATCTTCAAGTGGAGGAACTTCTTTCGCTCCAGAAACCTGCATCAGATAAACCGGAACATGATGAGATGTTATTCATCATCATCCATCAAGCCTATGAACTCTGGTTCAAGGAAGTTCTCCACGAGATTGATCATCTCACAGACTTTATGTTCGCTGGCGAGAGTAAAAAAATCCCCCACACGATAAAACGTATCCGTACTATTTTTAAGGTATTGGTACAGCAAACGGACATATTAAAGACCATGACTCCGGTGGAGTTTCTCAGTTTTCGTAACAAACTCCAAACAGCCAGCGGATTCCAATCATCGCAGTTCAGGGAACTGGAGTTCGCTCTGGGCTATAAACGCAAAAAGATCCTGGAGATATTTAACAAGAGTCCCTCTGAGCATGAACGTCTTCTTCGCAGAATGGCCCAACCATCTGTTTGGGATGGATTCCTTGCCCTGCTCCATGCTTCTGGATACCCCGTGCCAAAGGAGTCCTTAGGAAAGATATCTGACGAACCCACCACACCATCACAAGAAACGCAACAGATCTTACGAGAGATATACAATTCAGACCCGCAATTGAGCTATATCTGTGAGGGCTTGCTTGATATTGATGAAGTGATCCAGGAATGGCGTTATCAGCATGTAAAAACGGTGGAACGCATCCTTGGCGACAAACCAGGTACCGGTGGTTCTTCAGGTGCCGAATATCTGCGCGGGACCCTTTTCAAACCTTTCTTCCCTGATCTTTGGGCGATACGATCAGACATAGCAGGATGA
- a CDS encoding glycosyltransferase — MPRISVVIPCYNQGIFVDEAINSVLAQTWQDYEIIVVNDGSTDSFTDSHLRKLDFPKTRVLHTTNQGLASARNNGIREAQGEYILPLDADDRIGPTYLEQAIRLLDNDPELGIVYCKAQLFGDVETEWLLPEFSLQRILLDNIIFCTAFFKKSDWQAVGGFDSAMIYGWEDYDFWLSLLEMGRKVVQIQDILFYYRVAADSMVRARPRQHKVESFARIFRKHPDLYAQHIEVWVDKLLDVTEPYHQAALFPEGSKAENHPDLVRKIDPGIRRLQFTLTPEQGRSFIFRPADHQVILRIQRISLEGSDDNENPVTYSHTADFIQDGAFFFCSSIPSLQLHLPEHDRAKDSYFLIIEIEYLAFGQDCLPLLVNLLKDQMTKPDESLSPPVSPAQSVFWSFRVKWFIKALSYRLIPARRFHYQKIEQSGLFDNEFYLNGDPELALLGLDPLLHYLENGAKERRKPNPLFDVAWYCHEYKLTAEQDPLLHYIEQGWKQGNKPHPLFFTSYYAEKYPESIAENQTPLAHYLKLENRISQSPMPFFDMGYYCERNPTIRKGWTFPLLHFWRFGNEEEQLPTPLFDPEFYRETYQLEELSHVGLFLHYAEQGWKKEYRPSALFDAEFYNSTYPESQNTFNPLEYYQEHGLTAGHYPCREIADLPKKPVISILVPVFNTDEGLLRRCIHSVLYQAYPHWELCLVDDGSSAEHIPPLLKEYAARDKRIKISLEKENVGISLVTNKAAQLASGEYFAFLDHDDELTLDALYQVVLAINTYDPDALYSDEELIDWRGLRCTNFYKSDYNPELLLCHNYITHFFVTRSTLFRQVGGLSAECTGAQDYDLVLKVAEQSKRIHHIRRSLYRWRAAETSTSIHHDQKDYADAAGLKALSNAVERRGMEATVQRGPLNFYYRLQRQAKETCQVTALIRVSDKMETPGEWLQELLARTAYPHIDYIVLLRGDKEDISVELPEALLTRINFYQLEEQETEAAALNRLAEQAMGEHLIFLQPGILPQEENWVETMLAYSQEEGCGVVGGVVAGPDEEINNLALPDLSDKSCQAFRSLLTEGSVHLNGMHCPQNVLACSFDFCMIEIKLFRTMQGFDGESFPEYLYDIDFCLRLREAGREHIFTPFCKAVITASKERFSSTEDWIDEKICFQKRWRAVLEYNPYYNENRLLTELQVSREEWLHWIAGGGRL; from the coding sequence ATGCCCCGTATTTCCGTTGTTATCCCCTGTTATAATCAGGGGATCTTTGTTGATGAAGCTATCAATTCCGTTCTCGCCCAGACCTGGCAGGATTATGAAATCATCGTGGTCAACGATGGTTCAACTGACTCCTTTACCGACAGCCATCTCAGGAAGCTGGATTTCCCCAAGACCCGGGTTCTCCACACAACAAATCAGGGCTTAGCCTCTGCCAGAAATAATGGTATCCGGGAGGCCCAAGGCGAGTACATCCTACCTCTGGATGCGGATGATCGGATCGGCCCAACCTACCTGGAGCAGGCCATACGTTTGCTGGATAACGATCCAGAGTTGGGAATAGTCTATTGCAAGGCCCAGCTCTTCGGTGATGTAGAAACCGAGTGGTTGCTCCCTGAATTTTCCCTCCAACGAATCCTGCTGGATAACATCATCTTCTGCACGGCCTTTTTCAAAAAAAGCGACTGGCAGGCTGTTGGTGGTTTTGATTCAGCCATGATTTATGGCTGGGAGGATTACGATTTCTGGCTTTCCTTGCTCGAAATGGGCCGCAAGGTTGTTCAGATCCAGGACATCCTCTTTTACTACCGGGTTGCTGCTGATTCAATGGTCCGGGCCCGACCAAGGCAGCATAAGGTGGAGAGTTTTGCCCGCATCTTCCGAAAACACCCAGATCTCTATGCCCAACATATAGAGGTCTGGGTTGATAAGCTGTTGGACGTCACAGAACCTTATCATCAGGCAGCCCTTTTCCCGGAAGGCAGTAAGGCCGAAAATCACCCTGATTTGGTCCGTAAAATAGACCCTGGCATCCGTCGCTTGCAATTCACGCTCACTCCGGAGCAGGGACGTTCATTTATTTTCCGACCAGCTGATCACCAGGTTATTCTTCGCATTCAGAGAATTTCTTTGGAAGGATCAGATGACAACGAGAACCCGGTTACCTATTCCCATACGGCGGATTTCATCCAAGATGGTGCCTTCTTTTTCTGTTCTTCAATCCCCTCATTGCAGCTTCACCTTCCTGAGCATGATAGAGCGAAGGACTCATATTTTCTCATTATAGAAATTGAATATCTGGCCTTTGGTCAGGACTGCCTTCCTCTCCTCGTCAACCTGTTAAAAGACCAGATGACCAAGCCTGATGAATCTCTTAGTCCCCCTGTTTCTCCTGCTCAATCAGTATTCTGGTCATTTAGGGTAAAATGGTTCATAAAAGCACTTTCCTATCGCTTAATTCCGGCTCGTCGTTTTCATTATCAAAAAATAGAGCAAAGTGGTCTCTTTGATAACGAATTTTACTTGAACGGAGATCCAGAACTTGCCCTGCTAGGACTTGATCCTTTGCTCCATTATCTTGAAAATGGAGCAAAGGAACGGAGAAAGCCTAATCCCCTTTTTGACGTAGCATGGTATTGCCATGAGTATAAATTAACAGCAGAACAAGACCCGCTACTTCATTATATTGAACAGGGCTGGAAGCAGGGTAATAAACCCCATCCCCTCTTTTTTACCTCCTATTACGCCGAGAAATACCCAGAAAGTATTGCTGAAAACCAGACGCCCCTTGCCCATTATCTGAAGTTGGAGAACAGAATCTCCCAGAGCCCTATGCCCTTTTTTGACATGGGGTATTATTGTGAGCGCAATCCCACAATACGAAAAGGATGGACTTTCCCTCTTCTTCATTTTTGGCGATTTGGCAATGAGGAAGAGCAGCTGCCAACCCCCCTGTTCGATCCAGAGTTTTATCGGGAGACCTATCAGCTGGAGGAGCTTTCCCATGTAGGGCTTTTTCTCCATTATGCAGAGCAAGGCTGGAAGAAAGAATATCGGCCCTCAGCCTTATTTGATGCGGAGTTTTATAATTCTACCTATCCAGAGTCTCAGAATACCTTTAATCCCCTGGAATATTATCAGGAGCATGGCCTCACAGCTGGACATTACCCATGTCGCGAGATCGCAGACTTACCGAAGAAACCGGTTATCAGCATCCTGGTCCCAGTCTTCAACACCGATGAGGGATTACTGCGCCGCTGTATTCACTCGGTTTTGTATCAGGCATACCCCCATTGGGAGCTCTGCCTGGTGGACGACGGGAGTTCTGCTGAGCACATTCCTCCCCTTCTTAAAGAATATGCTGCCCGGGATAAGCGAATAAAGATCAGTCTGGAAAAAGAAAATGTTGGTATTTCCCTGGTCACGAATAAGGCTGCTCAACTGGCCAGCGGCGAATATTTTGCCTTCTTGGATCATGATGATGAGCTCACCCTAGATGCCTTATACCAAGTTGTTTTGGCAATTAATACCTATGATCCCGATGCCCTGTACAGCGATGAGGAACTCATTGATTGGAGGGGACTACGCTGCACCAATTTTTATAAGTCCGACTATAACCCTGAGTTATTGCTCTGCCATAATTATATCACCCATTTTTTTGTGACCAGAAGTACCCTGTTTCGGCAGGTGGGAGGCCTGTCAGCCGAGTGTACTGGTGCCCAGGATTATGATCTGGTCCTGAAAGTCGCAGAGCAGAGTAAGCGGATTCACCATATTCGTCGTTCGCTGTACCGATGGCGGGCCGCAGAGACTTCTACCAGTATTCATCATGACCAAAAGGATTATGCTGATGCAGCTGGCCTAAAAGCCTTGAGCAATGCTGTTGAACGGAGAGGCATGGAGGCCACGGTCCAGCGTGGTCCGTTGAATTTTTATTATCGCTTACAGCGCCAAGCAAAGGAGACCTGTCAGGTTACGGCCTTGATCAGGGTTTCTGATAAGATGGAAACTCCGGGAGAGTGGTTGCAAGAGTTGCTCGCAAGGACGGCCTATCCGCATATTGACTATATAGTTTTACTCCGAGGTGATAAGGAAGATATCTCAGTGGAACTTCCAGAAGCACTGCTAACTCGGATCAACTTTTATCAACTGGAAGAACAGGAAACAGAGGCTGCGGCCTTGAACCGGCTTGCGGAACAGGCTATGGGTGAGCACCTTATTTTTCTCCAACCGGGCATCTTGCCGCAGGAGGAAAACTGGGTGGAGACAATGCTCGCTTATTCGCAGGAAGAGGGCTGCGGGGTGGTCGGTGGAGTAGTTGCAGGGCCTGATGAAGAGATCAATAACCTGGCTTTGCCAGATCTCTCGGATAAGAGCTGCCAAGCCTTTCGTTCTCTGCTCACCGAAGGCTCAGTCCACCTTAACGGGATGCACTGCCCCCAAAATGTCCTTGCTTGCTCCTTTGATTTCTGCATGATCGAGATCAAGTTGTTTCGGACTATGCAGGGTTTTGACGGAGAAAGCTTCCCTGAGTATCTCTACGATATTGATTTTTGCCTTCGTCTCAGAGAGGCAGGGAGAGAACATATTTTTACCCCCTTTTGCAAGGCCGTTATCACAGCATCGAAAGAGAGGTTTTCCTCGACAGAAGACTGGATTGATGAAAAGATATGTTTTCAGAAAAGGTGGAGAGCTGTCCTAGAGTATAACCCCTATTATAACGAAAACCGGTTGCTCACTGAACTTCAGGTTTCACGGGAAGAGTGGTTGCACTGGATTGCTGGGGGGGGTAGGCTATAG
- a CDS encoding CHAT domain-containing protein: MSDHIFISHSSKDDNLVKQLRQLLELHGQVPWVDSRELSGGDDLKARIEESIRTARHFLVVTSLDALDSEWVERELEIALDEAEQRKDGYKVIPVVLPGTPMRIFKRSFPGDPLYIEVADSPNGLSEALPAIFAALGLHLPDDWNRTEAVQPKPLAELLLKLTDPQIKEEDGIRRAIANAELEYIPADGAGRSILSRRYRFTSPLGPVELEELRWYIERYFQWPVGVFKDRATKTETELSAWGKSLYDAALQAESAREPLTVWQGQSGSRRFSVQVDFEPPEGSSEDEAAQFREAAVELLALPWEIMHDKTGFLGQGGNPVQVRRRLPNRNNIPVRQASLPIRVLLLSPRPEINKEGKPVGYFDHRSSALPLIEAVEDLGEGLVQVDILRPPTFPALKTALKEAKDHDQSYDIVHFDGHGVYDRKVGLGALCFEAARDSGKCGQRLLELVHAQDLAAELRAYGVPLMVLDACQTARAEIDPASSVAARLLEEGVGSVIAMSHTVLVETARRFVTAFYQALAQGGRVGDAMLSAQAALFADPFRGRKMGAGDLELQDWFVPVLYQDRDDPQLFNLRPGEAEQRLAQKGRKHQLGNMPAEPEHSFIGRSRMLLRMERLLAQQQYAVIRGSGGLGKTALATELGRWLVRCKRFQRAAFISVEPQNVQDVRGVLDVLGRQLLPQYSVATYPEQDGDALALARQPVERALRDHPTLILLDNMESVLPDHEGCNPAGAADVSELLDLCQQLLEAAPDCCLLFTSREALPSPFSGTKNTVELGRLDRPEAVKLVEQVMALHGWEPPRDDSATTPKEIDELVETVNCHPRALVLLAREVVNGVRVTAASAAELMARLEAANPGDRENSLYASVELSLRRLPPEMREQIKGLAVFHGGGSLAIIKRVLGIDDDEVKAMATQLIEVGLGEPQKPAYLNLDPALPAYLRLGQSADQLAELETAWAKAMTQLISLMYQQIVKRTNVSSQLTLLELPNLVALLEYLEQEIAANPTKAEEVSAIAGTIEQLLAPLNRPQALTRAVELRQKTANMLPDWGKARFQQEQLVIERLREQGELQAAYEKAQALLKKTQAAGTTAYEGADYDLAMAHILWGDALQLSGQIDSAYDYFLKSEQLFEGIGKLGEHMAVVALSSQGDSLVDLGRLDQAADKYKEAITQSKDQQDFRQLAVTKGQLARLCRLQKRYIDALAENQEILQLFEELKEPASVASVATVWHEIGMVHQGDEQYEEAETAYRRSLEMNTLHKNLSGQAENLTMLGNLYDDCLHRPDEAINFYRQAACIYADLKDIRYEGAVRNNIAETLRKLKRSDEARQEIKRAIECAQEIGIAAEPWKTFSILRYIELSEGNAAAAKAAWQQARAAYLAYRRQGGYAQTPGGKLADQIVEAMQQGKAKEMAQALHQIAEAGRGDRPVAPTVPLLLAVLKGSRDAALADDPVLYYHDAAELLFLMERLGGR; the protein is encoded by the coding sequence ATGTCCGATCACATCTTCATCTCCCATTCCTCCAAAGACGACAACCTTGTCAAACAACTGCGCCAACTGCTTGAGCTGCACGGCCAGGTGCCGTGGGTGGATTCCCGCGAACTGAGCGGCGGCGATGATCTCAAGGCCCGGATCGAAGAGAGCATCCGCACGGCCCGCCATTTCCTGGTGGTGACCAGTTTGGATGCCCTGGACTCCGAGTGGGTGGAGCGTGAGCTGGAGATCGCCCTGGATGAGGCTGAACAGCGGAAGGACGGTTACAAAGTGATTCCGGTGGTCCTGCCCGGAACGCCCATGCGTATCTTCAAACGCTCCTTTCCCGGTGATCCACTCTACATTGAAGTTGCTGATTCCCCGAATGGTCTCAGCGAAGCCCTGCCTGCAATCTTCGCAGCCTTGGGCTTGCACTTGCCTGATGACTGGAACAGGACAGAGGCCGTCCAACCCAAGCCGCTGGCCGAGCTGCTCCTCAAGCTGACTGATCCACAGATCAAAGAGGAGGACGGCATCCGCCGGGCCATTGCCAATGCCGAGCTGGAGTACATCCCGGCAGATGGAGCAGGGCGCAGTATCCTCAGCCGCCGCTACCGCTTCACGTCCCCACTGGGTCCGGTGGAACTGGAGGAGCTGCGTTGGTACATTGAGCGCTACTTCCAATGGCCAGTGGGGGTGTTCAAAGATCGGGCCACCAAGACCGAGACTGAGTTGTCGGCATGGGGCAAGTCCTTATACGATGCGGCCCTGCAAGCGGAATCCGCCCGCGAGCCACTGACGGTCTGGCAGGGACAGAGCGGCTCCCGTCGTTTTTCCGTGCAGGTGGACTTTGAGCCACCCGAAGGCAGCAGCGAAGATGAGGCGGCCCAGTTCCGGGAGGCAGCAGTTGAACTGCTGGCCCTGCCCTGGGAGATCATGCATGACAAGACCGGCTTTCTCGGTCAGGGCGGGAATCCTGTTCAGGTGCGCCGTCGTCTGCCCAACCGCAATAACATCCCTGTCCGGCAGGCCAGTCTGCCCATCCGGGTGCTCCTGCTCAGTCCCCGACCGGAGATCAACAAGGAGGGCAAGCCGGTGGGTTATTTTGATCATCGCAGCAGTGCCTTGCCCCTGATTGAGGCAGTGGAGGATTTGGGCGAAGGGCTGGTGCAGGTGGATATCCTCCGGCCTCCCACCTTTCCCGCCCTGAAGACCGCTCTCAAGGAGGCCAAAGACCATGACCAGTCATACGATATTGTCCACTTTGACGGCCACGGGGTCTATGATCGCAAGGTCGGACTGGGCGCACTCTGCTTTGAAGCGGCACGGGACAGCGGGAAATGTGGTCAACGCCTGCTTGAGCTGGTCCATGCTCAGGACTTGGCTGCCGAGCTGCGGGCCTACGGGGTTCCGCTCATGGTCCTGGATGCCTGCCAGACCGCCAGGGCCGAGATTGACCCTGCCTCCTCTGTGGCGGCCAGATTGCTGGAAGAGGGGGTGGGCTCGGTGATCGCCATGAGCCATACCGTGCTGGTGGAGACAGCCCGCCGCTTTGTCACGGCTTTTTATCAGGCCCTGGCCCAGGGCGGACGGGTGGGCGATGCCATGCTGTCTGCCCAGGCTGCGCTCTTTGCTGATCCCTTCCGGGGCAGGAAGATGGGGGCCGGCGATCTGGAATTGCAGGACTGGTTTGTGCCGGTGCTCTATCAGGACAGGGATGACCCGCAGCTCTTCAATCTCAGGCCGGGTGAGGCGGAACAACGGCTGGCGCAAAAGGGCCGGAAGCATCAGCTGGGCAACATGCCTGCGGAGCCGGAGCACAGCTTTATCGGGCGCAGCAGAATGTTGCTGCGTATGGAACGTCTGCTGGCACAGCAACAGTACGCAGTGATCCGGGGCAGCGGTGGCTTGGGCAAGACTGCGCTGGCAACCGAGCTTGGCCGCTGGCTGGTGCGCTGCAAACGTTTTCAGCGGGCCGCCTTTATCAGCGTGGAGCCGCAGAATGTGCAGGATGTACGGGGTGTGCTTGATGTGCTGGGCCGCCAGCTCCTGCCCCAGTACAGCGTTGCAACCTATCCTGAACAGGACGGCGATGCCTTGGCCCTGGCCCGCCAGCCGGTGGAGCGTGCCCTGCGGGATCACCCGACCCTGATCCTGCTGGACAATATGGAGAGTGTGCTGCCTGACCATGAGGGGTGCAATCCTGCCGGTGCTGCGGATGTGAGCGAACTGCTCGACCTTTGCCAGCAGCTGCTGGAGGCTGCGCCGGACTGTTGCCTGCTCTTTACCAGCCGGGAAGCCTTGCCCTCGCCTTTCAGCGGGACAAAGAACACGGTGGAGCTTGGGCGGCTTGATCGACCAGAGGCGGTCAAACTGGTGGAGCAGGTCATGGCCCTGCACGGCTGGGAGCCGCCAAGGGATGACAGCGCAACCACGCCCAAGGAGATTGACGAGCTGGTGGAGACCGTGAACTGCCATCCCCGCGCTTTGGTGCTGCTGGCACGGGAGGTGGTCAACGGGGTGCGGGTGACGGCTGCGTCGGCAGCGGAACTTATGGCCCGGCTGGAGGCGGCCAATCCGGGGGATCGGGAGAATTCCCTGTATGCCAGCGTGGAGCTGTCCCTGCGCCGCCTGCCGCCGGAGATGCGGGAGCAGATCAAGGGGCTGGCTGTGTTTCATGGGGGTGGGAGTTTAGCGATTATAAAACGAGTGCTGGGTATTGATGATGATGAAGTCAAAGCGATGGCTACACAGCTGATTGAAGTCGGGCTGGGGGAACCTCAAAAACCTGCCTATCTGAATCTTGATCCTGCGTTGCCTGCTTATCTCCGGCTTGGACAAAGCGCAGACCAACTTGCTGAGTTGGAAACAGCTTGGGCCAAAGCTATGACTCAATTAATCAGCCTTATGTATCAACAGATAGTTAAAAGGACAAATGTTAGCAGCCAGTTGACCTTGCTGGAGTTACCCAATCTTGTGGCTCTGCTGGAGTATCTGGAACAGGAGATTGCCGCAAATCCGACCAAGGCGGAAGAAGTGAGTGCTATAGCCGGAACAATTGAACAGCTATTGGCTCCTTTGAATCGTCCCCAAGCTTTGACTCGTGCAGTAGAGCTGAGGCAGAAGACTGCCAACATGCTTCCCGATTGGGGCAAAGCTCGTTTTCAACAAGAACAACTGGTAATTGAACGGCTGCGTGAGCAGGGCGAACTACAAGCTGCTTATGAAAAGGCTCAAGCTCTGCTGAAAAAGACACAGGCTGCTGGTACAACAGCTTATGAGGGAGCTGATTATGATCTGGCAATGGCGCACATTTTGTGGGGCGATGCGTTGCAATTAAGCGGACAGATTGACTCTGCCTATGACTACTTTTTAAAAAGCGAACAATTGTTTGAGGGCATAGGCAAGTTGGGTGAGCATATGGCGGTAGTCGCTTTGTCCAGCCAAGGCGATAGCTTGGTTGACCTTGGCCGGTTAGATCAAGCTGCTGATAAATATAAGGAGGCTATCACTCAATCAAAAGATCAACAAGACTTTCGGCAACTGGCAGTAACCAAAGGTCAGTTGGCAAGATTGTGCCGTCTCCAAAAACGCTATATCGATGCCTTAGCGGAGAATCAGGAGATACTGCAACTCTTTGAAGAGCTAAAAGAACCGGCCTCAGTTGCCTCAGTTGCCACAGTCTGGCATGAAATCGGCATGGTGCATCAAGGGGATGAACAGTATGAGGAGGCGGAAACAGCCTACCGCCGTTCCTTGGAGATGAACACTCTGCACAAAAACTTGTCGGGGCAGGCTGAAAATCTGACTATGCTGGGTAATCTTTACGATGATTGCCTGCACCGCCCGGATGAGGCGATCAATTTTTATAGACAGGCCGCTTGCATCTATGCAGACTTGAAGGATATACGCTATGAAGGAGCGGTTCGCAATAATATTGCAGAGACCTTGCGTAAGCTCAAACGCTCTGACGAGGCACGGCAGGAAATCAAACGGGCTATTGAATGCGCCCAAGAAATTGGCATTGCTGCCGAGCCGTGGAAGACTTTCAGCATCTTACGCTATATTGAATTGTCAGAAGGCAACGCCGCTGCCGCCAAAGCAGCTTGGCAACAGGCGCGGGCTGCCTATCTTGCCTATCGCAGGCAGGGCGGTTATGCGCAAACACCGGGCGGCAAATTAGCTGACCAAATTGTGGAGGCAATGCAGCAGGGCAAGGCTAAGGAAATGGCGCAGGCGTTACACCAAATTGCCGAGGCGGGTAGGGGCGACCGGCCGGTCGCCCCTACGGTACCCCTCCTGCTTGCCGTGCTCAAGGGCTCCCGTGATGCAGCCCTGGCTGATGACCCTGTTCTGTATTATCACGATGCCGCAGAGCTGCTCTTCCTGATGGAGCGGTTGGGGGGACGGTGA